Proteins encoded within one genomic window of Mycolicibacterium monacense:
- the hpaD gene encoding 3,4-dihydroxyphenylacetate 2,3-dioxygenase, producing the protein MASVSPPDIVRCAYMELVVTDLERSRDFYVDILGLVVTEETSDAIYLRAFEEFIHHNLVLRRGPVAAVAAFAFRVRSPEDVDRAEAYYKSLGVRTERRSSGFTRGVGDSVRVEDPLGFPYEFFYDVVHVERMAWRYDVQGAGALVRLDHFNQVTPDVPRGRKYLEELGFRATEDIRDDAGITYAAWFRRKDTVHDTALTGGDGPRMHHIAFATHEKHNILYICDKLGALRRSDIIERGPGRHGVSNAFYLYLRDPDGHRVEIYTQDYYTGDPDNPLVSWDVHDNQRRDWWGHAVVPSWYTEASLVLDLDGVPQPVQVRTDQSEMAVTIGADGFSYTRRDDEEQGFKLGAQL; encoded by the coding sequence ATGGCCTCCGTTTCACCGCCCGACATCGTCCGCTGTGCGTACATGGAATTGGTCGTCACCGACCTGGAACGATCACGGGATTTCTACGTCGACATCCTGGGTCTGGTCGTCACCGAGGAAACCTCTGACGCAATCTATCTGCGGGCGTTCGAGGAGTTCATCCACCACAATCTGGTGCTGCGCAGGGGCCCGGTCGCCGCGGTGGCTGCGTTCGCCTTCCGGGTCCGCAGCCCCGAGGATGTCGACCGTGCCGAGGCCTACTACAAGTCGCTCGGCGTGCGCACCGAGCGTCGTTCGAGCGGATTCACCCGCGGAGTCGGAGACAGCGTCCGGGTGGAGGACCCGTTGGGTTTCCCCTACGAGTTCTTCTACGACGTCGTGCATGTCGAGCGCATGGCCTGGCGCTACGACGTCCAGGGAGCGGGCGCCCTGGTACGCCTCGACCACTTCAATCAGGTGACCCCTGATGTGCCGCGAGGCCGGAAATACCTCGAAGAGTTGGGTTTTCGCGCCACTGAGGACATCCGTGACGATGCAGGCATCACCTACGCCGCGTGGTTCCGGCGCAAAGACACCGTCCACGACACCGCGCTGACCGGCGGCGACGGTCCCAGAATGCACCACATCGCCTTCGCCACCCACGAGAAACACAACATCCTCTACATCTGCGACAAGCTCGGTGCGCTGCGTCGATCCGACATCATCGAACGCGGTCCCGGCCGGCACGGGGTGTCCAACGCGTTCTACCTCTACCTACGCGACCCCGACGGACATCGGGTGGAGATCTACACGCAGGACTACTACACCGGCGACCCGGACAACCCGCTGGTGAGCTGGGACGTGCACGACAACCAGCGACGGGACTGGTGGGGCCACGCCGTGGTTCCGAGCTGGTACACCGAGGCCTCGCTGGTGCTCGACCTCGACGGTGTCCCGCAGCCCGTCCAGGTGCGCACCGACCAGAGCGAGATGGCGGTGACCATCGGTGCCGACGGCTTCTCCTACACCCGCCGCGACGACGAGGAGCAGGGCTTCAAGCTGGGCGCCCAGCTCTGA
- a CDS encoding TetR/AcrR family transcriptional regulator, which translates to MSAEELVDGRRLRGSVTRAKAIEAAAELFAAQGYSATSMGSIASAAGIHSASIYHAFGSKEGLLGAVVEHASDEFYHLLREQSVSSGSLRDGLRGVGVVFEKRPLFLKLLLMLVLERGDGDPGVLRIAADVRLKGRALIRDLLSRQVPAGTGTDLDAASRLIMVALDGAFIARQVDMNASEFTTLMDLIAETAERLLTDTRTRPNRR; encoded by the coding sequence ATGAGTGCTGAGGAGCTTGTTGACGGCCGGCGGCTGCGCGGGTCGGTCACCAGAGCCAAGGCGATTGAAGCCGCCGCGGAGTTGTTCGCAGCACAGGGCTATTCGGCGACCAGCATGGGCAGCATCGCCTCGGCCGCCGGAATCCACTCGGCATCGATCTACCACGCCTTCGGAAGCAAGGAGGGTCTGCTGGGCGCGGTGGTCGAACACGCCAGCGATGAGTTCTACCACCTGCTCAGGGAACAGAGCGTCAGCAGCGGCAGCCTGCGCGACGGGCTGCGGGGGGTCGGCGTGGTCTTCGAGAAGCGGCCGCTGTTCCTCAAGCTGCTGTTGATGCTCGTGCTCGAACGCGGCGACGGCGATCCCGGAGTCCTGCGGATCGCCGCCGACGTGCGTCTCAAGGGCCGTGCGCTGATCCGCGATCTGCTGAGCCGCCAGGTCCCGGCCGGGACCGGGACGGATCTCGACGCGGCCAGCCGGCTCATCATGGTGGCTCTCGACGGCGCGTTCATCGCCCGGCAGGTTGATATGAACGCATCCGAATTCACCACACTGATGGATTTGATCGCCGAAACGGCCGAACGGCTCCTCACCGACACCCGCACCCGACCGAACCGCCGGTGA
- a CDS encoding LysR substrate-binding domain-containing protein — protein MTVGFTLKQLEYFCAVAEHGSFSAAGARLHVSPSAVASSVGDLERVLATQLLVRRKAHGVSLTAAGSHTLKRARILLAEAREVELVRGEDGSRLAGPVSIGCYSTLAASVLPGLLEEFSALHPDVDLSFVDGGMDDLVPMLRRSALDLIITYRINLPVGVQEAVLYECDLHALLPGGHRLAEESAIDVQELAGENLILLDLPPSGRHTLDLLSAAGITPTIRHRTQNFELVRSLVARGLGYSLLIQKPRITHSYEGLSLVTRPLQPRLSREAVVCIWPAATRLTNRARALVDYARETSAPALTKTSSTPQTDKL, from the coding sequence ATGACGGTGGGTTTCACGCTCAAGCAACTCGAGTACTTCTGTGCGGTCGCCGAGCACGGCTCGTTCAGCGCCGCCGGCGCCCGATTGCACGTCTCCCCCTCGGCTGTGGCCTCCTCGGTCGGTGATCTCGAACGCGTCCTGGCCACCCAACTGCTGGTGCGTCGCAAGGCTCACGGGGTCTCGCTGACCGCCGCAGGCTCCCACACGTTGAAGCGAGCCCGCATTCTGCTCGCCGAGGCACGTGAAGTGGAACTCGTGCGAGGCGAGGACGGTAGCCGGCTGGCCGGGCCGGTCTCGATCGGATGCTATTCGACGCTGGCCGCCTCGGTACTTCCCGGTCTACTCGAGGAGTTCTCCGCCCTGCACCCCGACGTCGACCTGTCCTTCGTCGACGGCGGTATGGACGACCTGGTGCCGATGCTGCGCCGGTCGGCGCTCGACCTCATCATCACCTACCGCATCAATCTTCCGGTCGGCGTGCAGGAGGCTGTCCTCTACGAGTGCGATCTGCACGCACTGCTACCCGGCGGGCACCGACTGGCTGAGGAGTCGGCCATCGACGTCCAGGAGCTCGCCGGCGAGAACTTGATCTTGCTAGACCTGCCGCCCAGTGGCAGGCACACCCTCGACCTGCTCAGTGCCGCCGGGATAACCCCCACCATCCGGCACCGAACGCAGAACTTCGAGCTGGTGCGATCCCTGGTGGCCCGCGGTCTCGGCTACAGCCTGCTCATCCAGAAGCCGCGTATCACCCACAGTTATGAGGGCCTCTCTCTGGTGACTCGGCCCCTCCAACCCCGGCTGTCGCGGGAGGCCGTCGTGTGCATCTGGCCCGCGGCGACCCGGCTGACCAACCGGGCCCGCGCGTTGGTCGACTACGCGAGGGAAACCTCCGCGCCGGCTTTGACGAAGACCTCGTCGACCCCACAGACTGACAAACTATGA
- a CDS encoding fumarylacetoacetate hydrolase family protein: MATLIADADRLLPKLAAALSEPVAAEAVLDSADISWLAPQPHPSKIVGVAVNNSGIAQFAYRQHVEPAYFLKPPSALTGHGEPIVVPPEYGLTHPEPELAAIIGRRIKAVQPEQALEAIFGYTIINDITSPALKDRDSMELRLPSPVGTDLTWRETHGEKDSSLYLTYHARSKGSDTFAPMGPWITTRDEVVDPNALAVDCWLDDELVVSDSTSKLTFPIQDVIAHLSNYMTLEPGDVVHFGTAVQPGANPKFPTLRHLDMSSLNGTLSVEIAGLGRLDNPIAHK, encoded by the coding sequence GTGGCGACCTTGATCGCCGACGCCGACCGACTCCTGCCGAAACTGGCCGCAGCGCTGAGCGAACCCGTGGCGGCGGAGGCAGTCTTGGACAGTGCCGACATCTCCTGGCTGGCGCCGCAACCCCACCCCTCCAAGATCGTCGGTGTCGCGGTCAACAACAGCGGCATCGCGCAATTCGCCTATCGGCAGCACGTCGAGCCGGCGTATTTCTTGAAGCCGCCGTCGGCGCTGACCGGCCATGGGGAGCCCATCGTCGTGCCACCGGAGTATGGCCTGACACACCCCGAACCCGAGTTGGCTGCCATCATCGGCCGTCGCATCAAGGCGGTCCAGCCAGAGCAGGCACTCGAGGCCATCTTCGGCTACACGATCATCAACGACATCACCTCCCCGGCACTCAAGGACCGCGACAGCATGGAGTTGCGGTTGCCCAGCCCGGTCGGGACTGATCTCACCTGGCGAGAAACCCACGGCGAGAAGGATTCCTCGCTCTATTTGACCTACCACGCGCGATCCAAAGGGTCCGACACCTTCGCCCCGATGGGGCCGTGGATCACCACCCGCGACGAGGTGGTCGACCCCAATGCCCTGGCGGTGGACTGCTGGCTCGACGACGAGCTCGTCGTGAGTGACTCGACGAGCAAGTTGACGTTTCCCATCCAGGACGTCATCGCACACCTGTCGAACTACATGACCCTCGAGCCCGGCGATGTGGTGCACTTCGGCACGGCAGTTCAACCAGGCGCGAACCCGAAGTTCCCGACGCTGCGCCACCTCGATATGAGCAGTCTGAATGGCACTCTGTCGGTGGAGATCGCCGGGCTCGGACGCCTCGACAACCCGATCGCTCACAAGTGA
- a CDS encoding acyl-CoA synthetase, protein MSTTSAELWPALTGPADLHKVEASPLAVRGVPTSGYAALERAAALWPDRLAVTALPGGTNLEQSTRRTYGELLADVCRCANALTELGAQRSTAIALLSPNTGELVSALLAAETTGIAVPLNPRMSPSHLTELMTRAGVEILVAAGPEFDADAWRTACEVASSAGVRAVLALRPVVTSPSAPDLGTWSGLTVDYLETVASRQVDDHLCATPPNADDLTAFFHTGGTTGLPKLAAHRHGAQMADAWMIACSDQLDDDAVVFAALPLFHVNALIVTILAQLLRGRHVVWAGPLGYRDPELLAGFWSLVEQLRISAMSAVPTVYAALSRIPVDSDVSSLRLAIVGASPLPPAVRESFRAATGVELNEGYGLTEATCASTRSFLEHPRPGWVGQRLPYQQARVVHRDPDDGRPLDVPYGGVGTLLLKGPNIFAGYVTGRDGGRPCLDYLGAVSDDGWLDTGDLARMDDQGFIQVCGRVKDLIIRGGHNIDPAQIEDALLAHPDVTAAAAVGSPDTHAGEVPVAYVTVQLDAAVSAPELRDWCRDRVAEPAAAPRHVVIVDDLPITDVGKPNKVALRADAIRTVADTALRDNGIQASVSGVVVDGIPTAVIERSGDGPLDDGAVAAVLRGFSFAWKICPDDPPN, encoded by the coding sequence GTGTCGACCACCTCTGCAGAGCTCTGGCCCGCCTTGACGGGTCCGGCCGACCTGCACAAGGTCGAAGCCTCTCCCCTTGCGGTTCGCGGGGTGCCGACGAGCGGATACGCCGCGCTTGAACGCGCTGCCGCCCTGTGGCCCGACCGGCTTGCCGTGACAGCCCTGCCAGGTGGCACGAACCTCGAGCAGTCGACAAGACGGACCTACGGCGAGTTACTGGCAGATGTCTGCCGCTGCGCCAATGCGCTCACCGAACTCGGCGCGCAACGGTCAACTGCGATAGCGCTGCTCTCCCCCAACACCGGTGAGCTGGTCAGCGCGCTGCTCGCCGCGGAGACCACCGGGATCGCCGTCCCGCTCAACCCGCGGATGTCCCCCAGTCATCTGACCGAACTGATGACCCGTGCCGGTGTCGAGATCCTGGTGGCCGCCGGCCCCGAGTTCGACGCCGATGCCTGGCGCACCGCGTGCGAGGTGGCCTCGTCGGCGGGCGTGCGAGCCGTTCTGGCGTTGAGGCCGGTGGTGACATCGCCTTCAGCGCCGGATCTTGGCACGTGGTCGGGTCTGACGGTCGACTACCTCGAGACGGTGGCCAGTCGCCAGGTCGACGACCACCTGTGTGCCACTCCTCCAAACGCCGACGACCTCACCGCGTTCTTCCACACCGGTGGCACCACGGGGTTGCCCAAGCTGGCCGCGCACCGCCACGGCGCCCAGATGGCCGACGCCTGGATGATCGCCTGCAGCGACCAACTCGACGACGACGCCGTGGTTTTCGCGGCATTACCGCTCTTCCATGTCAACGCGCTGATCGTGACCATCCTGGCGCAGCTTCTTCGAGGCCGGCACGTTGTCTGGGCGGGACCGCTCGGTTACCGGGACCCCGAATTGTTGGCCGGGTTCTGGTCACTGGTCGAACAGTTGCGGATATCCGCGATGTCGGCGGTACCGACGGTCTACGCCGCATTGAGTCGGATCCCGGTCGATTCTGATGTGAGCAGTCTGCGCTTGGCCATCGTGGGGGCCAGCCCACTGCCGCCGGCGGTGCGTGAGAGCTTCCGCGCCGCCACCGGCGTCGAGCTGAACGAAGGCTACGGCCTGACCGAGGCGACGTGCGCAAGCACCCGAAGTTTTCTCGAGCATCCGCGGCCCGGCTGGGTGGGTCAGCGTCTGCCCTATCAGCAAGCCCGAGTGGTCCACCGCGATCCCGACGACGGGCGGCCTCTCGACGTCCCGTATGGCGGCGTCGGCACGCTCCTACTCAAGGGCCCCAACATCTTTGCCGGTTATGTGACCGGCCGTGACGGCGGTCGTCCGTGTCTCGACTACCTCGGTGCCGTCTCCGACGACGGCTGGCTCGACACCGGTGACCTGGCACGCATGGATGACCAGGGTTTCATCCAGGTGTGCGGTCGGGTGAAGGACTTGATCATCCGCGGCGGCCACAACATCGACCCGGCCCAGATCGAAGACGCCCTGCTCGCTCATCCCGATGTGACCGCGGCCGCCGCAGTCGGCAGCCCGGACACCCACGCCGGAGAGGTGCCGGTGGCTTATGTCACGGTGCAGCTCGACGCCGCGGTATCGGCGCCGGAGCTGCGCGACTGGTGTCGAGACCGAGTTGCCGAACCTGCTGCGGCCCCACGACACGTCGTCATCGTCGACGATCTTCCGATCACCGATGTCGGCAAGCCGAACAAGGTTGCGCTGCGGGCTGACGCGATCCGGACTGTCGCTGACACGGCTCTGCGGGACAACGGGATTCAGGCATCGGTTTCCGGGGTCGTGGTCGACGGGATTCCCACCGCGGTGATCGAACGGTCGGGCGACGGACCGTTGGATGACGGAGCGGTCGCCGCAGTGCTGCGTGGGTTCAGCTTTGCCTGGAAGATCTGTCCTGATGACCCGCCGAATTGA
- a CDS encoding hotdog fold thioesterase — translation MDETMPDLLTDDRMSAHLGIQVKHREPGHAVVTMTVTSGMANGHGITHGGAVFALADTAFALACNRSAGVMGVTVSATIDFIAASGVGDVLVARACERVERGRSGLYDVTVCRGDEVIAEFRARSRNVTAPGNRVNSAGHQDRSSRQS, via the coding sequence ATGGACGAGACGATGCCTGATCTTCTCACCGACGACCGCATGTCCGCGCATCTCGGTATCCAGGTGAAGCATCGGGAGCCGGGACACGCGGTGGTCACCATGACCGTCACGTCCGGCATGGCGAACGGTCACGGCATCACCCACGGTGGTGCTGTCTTTGCGCTGGCCGACACGGCGTTCGCGCTCGCCTGCAACCGCAGCGCCGGGGTGATGGGGGTGACCGTCAGTGCGACCATCGACTTCATCGCTGCGAGTGGTGTCGGTGACGTTCTGGTGGCCCGTGCGTGCGAGCGCGTGGAGCGGGGACGAAGCGGCCTCTACGACGTCACGGTGTGTCGCGGCGACGAGGTGATCGCGGAGTTTCGGGCTCGTAGCCGCAACGTCACCGCCCCAGGTAACCGTGTCAATTCGGCGGGTCATCAGGACAGATCTTCCAGGCAAAGCTGA